A region from the Kineothrix sp. IPX-CK genome encodes:
- a CDS encoding SIS domain-containing protein, with amino-acid sequence MNMKVMYKTILSEYEQVFEKIDQDNVRDFIEKVKSYHRIFLIGVGREGMATKAFAMRLMHMGKEIHWIWDDTTPSIGKGDLLIATLGDGQIGHIHYICERAKAQGARIYVVTGSPSGKTAREAADNVLFVPAAVYRGTDEVVSSIQPMGNLFEQCLFVLFDMIIMIIVEETPDLSFEKMSARHRNVE; translated from the coding sequence ATGAATATGAAAGTAATGTACAAAACTATTCTGTCAGAATATGAACAGGTATTTGAAAAAATAGATCAGGATAATGTAAGGGATTTTATAGAAAAGGTAAAAAGCTATCACCGGATTTTTCTAATTGGAGTAGGCCGTGAAGGGATGGCAACCAAAGCCTTTGCCATGAGGCTCATGCATATGGGGAAGGAAATTCATTGGATTTGGGATGATACTACACCCAGTATAGGAAAAGGAGATTTACTGATTGCCACGTTGGGAGATGGTCAAATCGGACATATTCATTATATCTGTGAGCGTGCAAAGGCACAGGGAGCCAGAATTTATGTGGTAACAGGTTCTCCAAGTGGTAAAACAGCAAGAGAAGCTGCTGATAATGTATTGTTTGTCCCTGCCGCTGTATATCGCGGAACCGATGAGGTTGTCTCATCCATCCAGCCGATGGGAAATCTGTTTGAACAATGCCTGTTTGTTTTATTTGACATGATTATTATGATAATTGTGGAGGAAACGCCGGATTTAAGTTTTGAAAAGATGTCAGCCAGACATCGGAATGTGGAATAA
- a CDS encoding ABC transporter ATP-binding protein produces MKTAIEVKKLCKSYSEVKAAQDIDISICRGEVFGLLGANGAGKSTTIECILGTKKQDSGTVSILGMNPQKDRKRLFEKIGVQFQEANYQDKIRVAELCEVTASLYRNIPDYAGLLKQFGLSDKLKSPVSELSGGQKQRLFIVLSLIPDPEVVFLDELTTGLDARARRDVWKILLDLKQKGLTILLTSHFMDEVEALCDKIMILKNGKAIFHGTVQDAVAASPYERLEEAYLWYTDEEEKENESI; encoded by the coding sequence ATGAAAACAGCTATAGAAGTAAAAAAACTGTGCAAATCTTATTCTGAAGTCAAAGCGGCACAAGATATCGATATTTCCATTTGCCGCGGAGAGGTGTTCGGTCTGTTAGGTGCAAACGGCGCAGGCAAAAGTACCACGATTGAATGTATCCTGGGAACAAAGAAACAGGACAGCGGAACAGTATCTATTCTTGGAATGAACCCCCAAAAAGATCGAAAAAGACTTTTTGAGAAAATTGGTGTTCAATTTCAGGAAGCCAACTATCAAGACAAGATAAGAGTGGCTGAGCTTTGCGAGGTTACGGCTTCCCTTTACAGAAATATTCCGGATTATGCCGGTCTTCTCAAACAGTTCGGACTCTCAGATAAGCTTAAAAGTCCGGTAAGTGAACTTTCGGGAGGACAGAAGCAGCGGTTATTCATCGTTCTTTCGTTAATTCCCGATCCGGAAGTTGTATTCCTGGACGAACTTACTACCGGACTCGACGCAAGGGCAAGACGGGATGTGTGGAAGATCCTCTTGGATCTAAAGCAAAAAGGACTGACCATTCTGTTGACCTCTCATTTCATGGATGAAGTAGAAGCCCTTTGCGACAAAATCATGATTCTGAAGAATGGGAAAGCTATTTTCCACGGAACGGTACAAGACGCCGTTGCCGCCAGCCCCTATGAAAGATTAGAGGAAGCGTATCTTTGGTACACAGACGAGGAGGAAAAAGAAAATGAAAGCATTTAA
- a CDS encoding response regulator — MQAKRWRVLIVDDEFRIGMLIRKLIKWEEIGLECVNVVDNGEAAYNIILSEKPDIVITDIKMPKVNGLDLIRMIKEKDEPVKFIVISGYKEFEYAHKALQYGVSDYLLKPIKEEELNKVLKRIQEELIKSHLKQDKEGKIERAITTSVQIIKSNLLNNIIEQTDALSVDEMQEEYNLEFDAAAYRGITIKLDYSDYEKSDRRQDRITVEKLLTIIEKNFEGTVKEQLICEKDNLNIYCLINYDLTDSKQVNNVINRILIEIQEYLLGLEQYKVTIGIGLEKTGVGEIRFSIQEAYQAVQNRIKAGTGRLIYAERLQFIPRTEMQKYLIKYKEQLRMSIETLSKELFENVINQIYGEFQFEENTDFALCYDVANEIIDLYFETISVKNEKEDKLKQFLKNACCHCNTIGNLKGLLKKYLSEDMEARLKILETESVKPIRQAKQYIEEHYNEKIVLEDIAHIVDLNPVYFSVLFKKETGFNFTTYLVNIRMEMAKQMIRTSNKTIAAIADEVGYKDTRYFSQIFTKTVGVKPALYRKLHS; from the coding sequence ATGCAAGCCAAAAGATGGAGAGTATTAATTGTCGATGATGAGTTTCGAATTGGAATGTTGATCAGAAAACTTATAAAGTGGGAGGAAATAGGGCTAGAATGTGTAAACGTAGTAGATAATGGAGAAGCGGCATATAATATTATCTTGTCAGAGAAACCGGATATTGTCATTACAGATATTAAAATGCCTAAAGTGAACGGATTGGATTTAATTCGTATGATAAAAGAAAAGGATGAACCGGTTAAATTTATAGTAATCAGTGGATATAAGGAATTCGAATATGCTCATAAAGCACTTCAATACGGGGTTAGTGATTATTTATTAAAACCAATTAAGGAAGAAGAATTAAACAAAGTATTAAAAAGAATACAGGAAGAATTGATCAAGAGTCATTTAAAGCAAGATAAAGAAGGAAAAATAGAAAGGGCCATAACAACAAGTGTTCAAATTATAAAAAGTAATCTTTTAAATAATATTATTGAACAGACAGATGCCTTGTCAGTAGACGAAATGCAGGAAGAATATAATCTGGAGTTCGATGCCGCTGCTTATAGAGGAATTACTATTAAATTAGATTATTCGGATTATGAAAAAAGCGATAGAAGGCAGGATAGAATCACAGTAGAGAAACTGCTGACAATTATTGAAAAAAATTTTGAGGGTACGGTAAAGGAACAATTAATTTGTGAAAAAGATAATTTAAATATCTATTGTTTAATTAACTATGATTTGACAGATTCTAAACAAGTTAATAATGTGATTAACAGGATTTTAATTGAAATACAAGAATATTTATTAGGCTTGGAACAATATAAGGTTACAATAGGGATCGGATTAGAAAAGACAGGAGTCGGAGAAATCAGGTTTTCTATTCAGGAAGCTTATCAGGCTGTTCAGAACAGGATTAAAGCGGGCACGGGCCGGCTAATCTATGCAGAACGATTACAGTTTATCCCCCGGACGGAAATGCAGAAATATTTAATAAAGTATAAAGAGCAATTACGTATGAGTATTGAAACTTTATCAAAAGAACTATTTGAGAATGTTATTAACCAAATATATGGTGAATTCCAGTTTGAAGAAAATACAGATTTTGCTTTATGCTATGATGTTGCGAATGAAATTATTGATTTATACTTTGAAACCATATCGGTTAAAAATGAAAAGGAAGACAAGCTAAAACAATTTTTGAAAAATGCCTGCTGCCATTGTAATACCATTGGAAATTTAAAAGGATTACTTAAGAAATATTTAAGTGAAGATATGGAAGCTCGTCTGAAAATTCTGGAAACTGAATCTGTAAAACCAATACGTCAGGCGAAACAGTATATTGAGGAGCATTATAATGAAAAGATCGTATTAGAGGATATTGCTCATATTGTAGATTTAAATCCAGTTTATTTCAGTGTTCTCTTTAAGAAAGAAACTGGATTCAACTTTACCACCTATTTGGTTAATATCCGGATGGAAATGGCAAAGCAAATGATACGCACCAGCAATAAAACCATAGCGGCTATTGCAGATGAAGTTGGTTACAAAGATACAAGGTACTTTAGCCAGATATTTACTAAAACAGTAGGAGTTAAGCCGGCCTTATACCGCAAACTGCATTCATAG
- a CDS encoding sensor histidine kinase: MGVVKNLKGMIILNGILILFFSIGALLKNLSVAGICIFVLIEILIIGGLYFCVAKPLSNFEKALNSNLEDISDDTIFIEKIKTLVEKYSNQRIRENSAEMFYKQAELAAFQSQINPHFLYNTLESIRGQALIDDNIEIAKMVEALADFFRYSISRKDNLVTLRDELANIQNYMMILRYRFNNRFSLDIYIDEEDKKAYDYFIPKLILQPIVENAIFHGLEECLEGGKVDIEVIVTDNSLILTISDNGKGMDSKSLLELNERIRMSKEYPDDSKGFKQRNTGIALPNINKRIQLLFGEEYGIYVYSTLNQGTDIEITIPANYERSIR, translated from the coding sequence GTGGGAGTAGTAAAAAATCTAAAAGGGATGATAATACTAAACGGTATCCTGATTCTGTTTTTTTCTATAGGTGCTCTTCTAAAAAACCTCTCAGTAGCCGGCATCTGCATATTTGTATTAATTGAAATTTTAATAATAGGTGGTTTATACTTTTGCGTGGCAAAACCATTATCAAATTTTGAAAAGGCATTGAACAGTAATCTGGAAGACATTTCTGATGATACAATTTTTATAGAAAAGATTAAAACATTAGTAGAAAAGTATTCAAACCAAAGAATCAGGGAAAATTCGGCTGAAATGTTTTATAAGCAGGCAGAGCTGGCAGCTTTTCAGAGTCAGATCAATCCTCATTTTCTATATAATACCCTTGAGTCTATACGTGGGCAGGCACTGATTGATGATAACATTGAAATTGCTAAAATGGTAGAAGCTCTTGCAGACTTTTTTCGATATAGTATCAGCAGAAAAGATAATCTCGTAACCCTTCGGGACGAGTTGGCTAATATTCAAAACTATATGATGATTCTAAGGTACCGGTTCAACAATAGATTTTCTTTGGATATTTACATAGATGAAGAGGATAAAAAAGCATATGACTACTTTATTCCTAAGCTGATCCTTCAGCCGATTGTAGAAAACGCTATTTTCCATGGTTTGGAAGAGTGCCTGGAAGGTGGGAAAGTGGATATAGAAGTTATTGTAACTGATAACAGCCTTATATTAACAATTTCTGACAATGGAAAGGGAATGGATAGCAAATCTTTGCTGGAACTGAATGAAAGAATCAGAATGTCTAAAGAGTATCCGGACGACAGCAAAGGGTTCAAACAGCGTAATACGGGAATTGCACTCCCTAATATTAACAAAAGGATTCAGCTGCTATTTGGAGAAGAGTACGGAATATATGTTTACAGTACCTTAAATCAGGGAACGGATATTGAGATTACGATTCCGGCTAATTATGAAAGGAGTATCAGGTGA
- a CDS encoding ABC transporter permease, translating into MMNVETIKKDNALISVLKKSNMTAIGAVLILMIILASVFSPYFLDIYNLQSLIRDLAFIGMIGIGQSLLLLTGELDLSVGKIASLCGIISGMMMMHWGWNPYAALVGALILGLILGCINGLIITKLRLNAMVATIGMQGVYGGINLVMTKGKAITGIPESVHIFGKGNVGPIPFPFIFTLIVLVLVLFLVKKTKTGRYIYAIGNNKEAAKVLGIQVDKIRVMIYSIVGLISALAGILYVARLGSAQSSIGENWPMNSIASSVIGGVALTGGIGNPAGALIGAAIISIIQNMIVLFGVNVYWQSAVSGFVVVIAISFSSLSVIIRERKQKKIKISKVERN; encoded by the coding sequence ATGATGAATGTAGAGACAATAAAAAAAGACAATGCATTAATTAGTGTATTAAAAAAGAGTAATATGACTGCAATTGGAGCAGTATTAATTCTAATGATAATACTGGCAAGTGTTTTTTCGCCATATTTTTTGGATATCTATAACTTGCAGTCTCTTATTAGGGATCTGGCATTTATCGGTATGATCGGTATCGGACAATCTTTATTGTTACTGACCGGGGAATTGGATCTATCTGTGGGAAAAATAGCATCTCTATGTGGAATTATTTCAGGAATGATGATGATGCATTGGGGGTGGAACCCCTATGCAGCGCTTGTAGGTGCTTTGATTCTCGGACTTATATTAGGATGTATTAATGGATTAATCATTACAAAGTTAAGGCTTAATGCCATGGTTGCAACTATAGGTATGCAAGGCGTATATGGTGGTATTAACCTTGTTATGACAAAGGGAAAAGCAATTACGGGAATCCCGGAAAGTGTCCATATTTTTGGAAAAGGAAATGTAGGGCCTATACCATTTCCCTTTATTTTTACACTAATTGTTCTTGTCCTCGTTTTATTTTTAGTAAAGAAAACAAAAACGGGAAGATATATCTATGCGATTGGAAACAATAAAGAGGCTGCCAAGGTTCTTGGTATCCAGGTAGATAAAATTCGCGTTATGATTTATTCCATTGTAGGATTAATCTCTGCCTTAGCCGGTATTTTGTATGTTGCCAGGTTAGGTTCTGCACAGTCTTCTATCGGTGAAAACTGGCCTATGAATTCTATTGCTTCCTCAGTAATCGGAGGTGTTGCTTTAACCGGAGGGATTGGTAATCCGGCAGGAGCATTGATAGGAGCAGCTATTATCAGTATTATTCAGAATATGATTGTATTGTTTGGCGTTAATGTATACTGGCAGTCAGCAGTAAGTGGATTTGTTGTGGTAATTGCTATTTCCTTTAGTTCACTTTCAGTCATCATAAGGGAAAGAAAGCAGAAAAAAATTAAAATAAGTAAAGTAGAAAGGAATTGA
- a CDS encoding ATP-binding cassette domain-containing protein, with product MKSEIVRMSNFNVNYSTTIKLTGISLCLLAGESIGFLGLVHSGKDLLINIICGNHEVDDTNFYIDGRNNLDSSEIQKLVYKITYSNYDIDDWTVAEYICLVNNGSVFGLLKTKKLVKQAAEYIEKLKLKIDVNKKIKNLTELEKRLVDLVKGYSRNVKILVIEDEFEGCSTQDIEYFKEILNRVMKEGMAAVINSHSDNVSYILSDKYVIFKKGRIVKKCNKDYIKDGSHLEEFLLSSSTGLKKKDLDRDKAGMAAKKDILYSIKGIILRGDQSITFDFYKGEVVTILALDVKEKKRIFELLSGRFIDRKTQIMLEQKNCNFYDITDFVKNKIVSAADMGGESELLLSMSVGNNLLMPSLEKIPALQHMFLQNKVVKMLEKEVNNQNKSVNIRDKSVNDNIILLLERWYIYNPKVLILFEPFIYCDVYGVSLIKSYIKKFTDLGTAVIIVKSREEYIEDISDRIITID from the coding sequence ATGAAGAGTGAAATCGTACGTATGAGTAATTTCAATGTAAATTACAGTACTACAATTAAATTAACTGGTATTTCTTTGTGCTTATTAGCGGGAGAAAGCATAGGCTTTCTTGGGTTGGTTCACTCGGGAAAGGATTTGCTGATAAACATTATATGTGGAAATCATGAAGTGGATGATACCAATTTTTATATAGATGGAAGAAACAACCTTGATTCGTCAGAGATACAAAAACTGGTATATAAGATTACCTATTCAAATTATGATATTGACGATTGGACAGTTGCAGAATATATATGCTTAGTTAATAACGGTTCTGTATTCGGTTTGTTAAAAACAAAAAAGTTAGTAAAGCAGGCAGCAGAATATATAGAAAAGCTGAAATTAAAGATAGATGTTAATAAAAAAATTAAAAATCTAACGGAATTGGAAAAAAGATTGGTGGATCTGGTGAAGGGGTACAGCAGGAATGTAAAAATTCTGGTGATTGAGGATGAATTTGAAGGATGCTCGACTCAGGATATAGAGTATTTTAAAGAAATACTGAATCGGGTGATGAAAGAAGGCATGGCAGCAGTTATCAACAGCCATTCAGATAATGTATCTTATATTCTGTCAGATAAATATGTTATTTTTAAAAAGGGGCGTATTGTAAAGAAGTGTAACAAAGATTATATAAAGGATGGAAGTCACTTGGAAGAATTTCTATTAAGCAGTTCTACAGGTTTAAAAAAGAAGGACTTGGATAGGGATAAAGCAGGGATGGCTGCTAAAAAAGATATCTTATATTCTATCAAAGGTATTATTTTAAGAGGAGATCAATCAATAACATTTGATTTTTATAAAGGTGAGGTAGTAACGATCCTTGCACTGGATGTAAAAGAAAAGAAGAGGATTTTTGAATTGCTGTCCGGCAGGTTTATTGATAGAAAAACGCAGATAATGCTGGAACAGAAGAACTGTAATTTTTATGATATTACTGATTTTGTAAAAAACAAGATTGTGTCTGCTGCAGATATGGGAGGAGAAAGTGAACTTCTTTTAAGTATGTCTGTAGGAAATAATTTGTTAATGCCTTCTCTGGAAAAAATTCCCGCACTGCAACATATGTTTCTGCAGAATAAAGTAGTAAAGATGTTGGAAAAAGAAGTGAATAATCAAAATAAAAGTGTAAATATAAGGGATAAAAGTGTAAATGACAATATTATTCTTTTATTGGAAAGATGGTATATCTATAATCCTAAAGTGCTAATCTTATTCGAGCCTTTTATCTATTGCGATGTCTATGGTGTGTCGTTGATAAAATCTTATATTAAAAAGTTTACTGATTTAGGGACTGCGGTAATTATTGTAAAATCAAGAGAGGAATATATAGAAGATATTTCAGATCGTATTATTACCATCGATTGA
- a CDS encoding sugar ABC transporter ATP-binding protein, with product MKVLEARNITKIFPGVVALNSVDISFELGEIHCIIGENGAGKSTLIKCLTGVYEPEEGCLSIAGKDAMGSKKMFDKVAYVPQEIDLFGHMSVAENLFLPYEKSGFKGLVNVRELEEKAKPLLDKFHIPVKPDDLVKDITVSEQQLLQIARATVHEEYQVLMLDEPTTSLTTKDAQILFDIIRQIKKENKAIIFISHKLEEIFSIGDVITVFRNGEKVAYSDIHKIDIPWVITQMTGRAVDQNQVFYSEKVTDEILLEVEHLTGERFTDISFHLKKGEILGFSGLVGAGRSELMQAIFGYLPVYAGQIKLDGEDWKLGDTNYSVNHGLIYLPEERKAQGILQELSIRENISVSKLDDLKSVFGISKKKEEDLAKKVIAEYDVKTPDMEKEIKFLSGGNQQKVIIGRAMSCKPKVLIFDEPTKGIDVGTKAEIYRMMKELAEKEQIGIILISSEMEEVKKCSNRIIALYNGQQAGEYDEKADKEKILGAIIGVK from the coding sequence ATGAAAGTATTAGAGGCGCGTAATATCACAAAAATATTTCCCGGAGTAGTAGCCTTGAACTCAGTGGACATTTCTTTTGAATTAGGAGAAATTCATTGCATCATAGGCGAAAATGGAGCCGGAAAAAGTACATTGATCAAATGTTTAACAGGTGTATATGAACCGGAAGAAGGATGTCTTTCCATTGCTGGTAAGGATGCCATGGGAAGCAAAAAAATGTTTGATAAAGTTGCCTATGTTCCTCAGGAAATTGACTTGTTTGGCCATATGTCGGTAGCAGAAAACCTATTCCTGCCATATGAAAAGTCGGGATTTAAGGGTCTGGTAAATGTAAGAGAACTAGAAGAAAAAGCAAAACCGTTATTAGATAAATTTCATATTCCGGTAAAGCCTGATGACCTGGTAAAGGATATAACAGTATCAGAACAGCAGCTGCTTCAGATTGCAAGAGCGACTGTTCACGAAGAATATCAGGTATTAATGCTGGATGAACCAACTACCAGTCTGACAACGAAAGACGCTCAGATTTTGTTTGATATCATAAGGCAGATAAAAAAGGAAAATAAAGCTATTATTTTCATATCACATAAACTGGAAGAAATATTTTCTATAGGTGATGTCATTACTGTATTTCGTAATGGAGAAAAGGTTGCCTATTCTGATATTCATAAGATAGATATTCCATGGGTTATTACTCAGATGACAGGCCGTGCTGTGGATCAAAACCAGGTCTTTTATTCAGAGAAAGTTACAGATGAGATTCTGTTAGAAGTGGAACATCTGACAGGAGAACGCTTTACAGACATTAGCTTTCATCTGAAAAAGGGTGAAATTCTTGGATTTTCAGGATTAGTGGGTGCAGGAAGAAGCGAGTTAATGCAGGCGATCTTTGGGTATTTACCTGTATATGCAGGACAGATAAAGCTAGATGGGGAGGATTGGAAGCTTGGAGATACCAATTATTCGGTGAATCATGGATTGATTTATCTGCCTGAAGAACGAAAAGCGCAGGGTATCTTGCAAGAACTTAGTATCAGAGAGAATATCAGTGTTTCAAAATTAGATGACTTAAAAAGCGTATTTGGTATATCTAAGAAAAAAGAAGAAGATTTAGCAAAAAAAGTAATTGCTGAGTATGATGTAAAGACACCGGATATGGAAAAAGAAATTAAATTCTTAAGTGGCGGAAACCAGCAAAAAGTAATTATTGGAAGAGCTATGTCATGTAAACCTAAAGTATTAATATTTGATGAACCTACGAAAGGTATTGATGTCGGAACCAAGGCAGAAATTTACCGTATGATGAAAGAATTGGCTGAAAAAGAACAAATTGGAATTATACTGATTTCTTCTGAGATGGAGGAGGTAAAAAAGTGCTCTAATAGAATTATTGCTTTATATAATGGACAACAGGCAGGAGAATATGACGAAAAAGCTGATAAAGAGAAAATCTTAGGCGCTATTATCGGAGTGAAATAA
- a CDS encoding sugar phosphate isomerase/epimerase, which yields MLLGLNLSFATKRFIEPKQLAAMCKSEFGVKHIQFTWDLIDPWWPHEQRNILIKEYREAFEAEGIKIDATFGGLASYTYAQLLAPTEVQREISFTFFKRAIDLTAEMGADVMGTPVGGMSFDDARDNNRRNYLYQEMLKYLRKLADYGKEKGIKEIHIEATPLTTEFPHDPETSIQMMKDLEGSAIPIKLLIDWGHALYKPLLKEKADILLWFKECAPYIGSIHLQQTDGEMDRHWDFTADGIITPELIKKVTKESGLDNITQYLEVVTAFESTDDEVYAGMKKTMDYLHKELNI from the coding sequence ATGCTTTTAGGGTTAAATTTATCATTTGCGACAAAGCGTTTTATAGAACCAAAGCAACTGGCGGCTATGTGTAAAAGTGAATTTGGAGTAAAACATATTCAATTCACATGGGACTTAATCGACCCATGGTGGCCTCATGAACAAAGAAATATTTTAATTAAAGAATATCGCGAAGCCTTTGAAGCAGAGGGAATAAAAATTGATGCTACCTTTGGCGGACTGGCCTCTTATACTTATGCTCAGTTACTGGCGCCTACAGAAGTACAAAGAGAGATTTCCTTTACATTTTTTAAAAGAGCAATTGACTTAACAGCTGAAATGGGGGCAGACGTTATGGGAACCCCTGTTGGCGGAATGTCTTTTGATGATGCCAGGGATAATAACAGAAGAAATTATTTATATCAGGAGATGTTAAAGTATCTGCGTAAGCTTGCCGATTACGGCAAAGAAAAAGGAATTAAAGAAATACATATTGAAGCTACGCCCTTAACGACAGAGTTTCCTCATGACCCGGAAACCTCGATACAAATGATGAAAGATCTGGAGGGAAGTGCCATCCCAATTAAATTATTAATTGACTGGGGGCATGCTCTTTATAAGCCTTTATTAAAAGAAAAGGCAGATATCCTTTTATGGTTTAAAGAATGTGCGCCCTACATAGGCTCTATCCACCTTCAGCAGACAGACGGAGAGATGGATAGGCACTGGGACTTTACGGCAGATGGAATTATAACACCGGAATTAATAAAAAAGGTAACAAAGGAATCCGGGCTGGATAATATCACCCAGTATCTGGAGGTAGTCACCGCATTTGAATCTACAGATGATGAGGTTTATGCAGGTATGAAAAAAACAATGGACTATCTTCACAAAGAGCTGAATATATAG
- a CDS encoding MerR family transcriptional regulator produces MNTYKTSEIARYIGIHPNTVRLYEELMLIPKPERKANGYRIFTDFHLEQMKLVRTALQIAVLQNGLRKQAITIIKTSAAGDFDKAIHITKQYLQQIKDEQRNAEEALVITEKLLSQDEPEIVDTVLTRKEAAGYLQITMDALRNWEMNGLITIKRKQNGYRIYEEEDVRRLKIIRSLRCANYSLSAILRMLNTLSSDPGANIRQAIDTPKENDDIISVCDKLITSLHHAEQNAYAMMAQLKKMKKQFGTNPPL; encoded by the coding sequence ATGAATACCTATAAGACATCCGAAATTGCACGTTATATCGGAATCCATCCTAATACGGTCCGGCTTTATGAAGAGCTTATGCTGATTCCCAAACCCGAACGAAAAGCAAATGGATATCGGATTTTTACAGATTTTCATCTGGAACAGATGAAGCTTGTGAGAACTGCTCTCCAGATAGCGGTTCTGCAGAACGGTCTAAGGAAGCAGGCGATTACCATTATTAAGACCTCCGCTGCCGGTGATTTCGACAAAGCAATTCATATCACAAAGCAGTATTTACAGCAAATAAAAGACGAGCAGAGAAACGCAGAGGAAGCCCTGGTCATTACCGAAAAGCTGTTGTCTCAGGACGAGCCGGAAATAGTTGATACGGTCTTGACCAGAAAGGAAGCCGCGGGGTATCTGCAAATCACTATGGATGCTTTAAGAAATTGGGAAATGAACGGCCTGATTACCATAAAGCGAAAGCAAAATGGATATCGCATTTATGAGGAAGAGGATGTTCGGCGGTTAAAAATCATACGTTCTCTTCGCTGTGCCAATTACTCTCTTTCAGCAATTTTACGAATGCTGAATACCTTATCCAGCGATCCCGGCGCTAACATCCGGCAAGCCATCGATACCCCGAAAGAAAACGACGATATTATTTCCGTATGCGACAAGCTGATCACTTCATTGCATCACGCAGAACAAAATGCGTACGCTATGATGGCACAGCTTAAGAAAATGAAAAAACAGTTTGGAACAAACCCTCCACTTTAA